GGGAGCTCCACCACCCGGGCGCCCTTGTCCTCGAAGAGCTCGCGCAGCCAGGGGTGGCAGGTGAAGGCGATGACCTGATGGTGCGTGGACAACCGGGCGAGCAGCTCCAGCGTGCCGCGCGCGCGTCGGGGATCGAAGTTGACCAGGATGTCGTCCACCATGAGCGGCAACGCGCCACGCGTCTCGCCGAAGTCCTGGATGACCGCCAGCCGGAACGCCAGGTAGAGCTGCTCCCGCGTGCCCCGTGACAGCTCCTCGGGGCTCCAGTCCCGCCGCGCTCCAGTCACCCGCAGCTCCCGCGAGTCCCCCGCCGGAACGAACACACGGCGGTAACGGCCCTCCGTCAGCGCCGCGAAGTGCTCCGAGGCGAGCTGGATGACGCGCGGCTGCTGCTCCTGCTCGAAGCGCCGCCGCGCCCGCGCCAACAGGGCCAGCGCCAGCCGGTCCTTCGCGTAGCGCGTGGCCAGCTCCGCGGCCCGTGCCCGCAGCCGCTCCTCCTGCGTGCGCAGCCGCGCCAGCTCCTCGTCCCCCTCCCAGCGCTCGAGCTGGCTCCGGGCGGAGCCATAGTCCGTGTGCAACTGCTTGAGGCGCTCGGCGTAGGCCGGCTCCAGGATGCGCAACTGCCCCAGCCGCTCGCGCAGCCGCTCCTCGCCCCCCTGCTCCTCGATGGCCGCACGCGCCACCTCCGCCGTCAGGCCCGTGGCGGCCTCGACCCGCGAACGCAGCTCGCGCCGCTGCCCCGTGAGTTCCTCGAAGCGCTCCGCCCGCCGCGCCCCCTGGCGGAAGGACTCCTCCGAGTCCGCGCCACCCTGGGCCAGCAGCGCCTCCACGGCCCGCTCCTCGGCCTCCCACAGACGCAAGAACCGGGTCCGCTCCCCGGACAGGTCCTCCGCGCGCGCGCGCAGCTCCCGCAGCCGCGCCTCCCGCGCCTTCTGCTCCTCCAGGGCCGAGGCCACCCGCGAGGCCAGCGCCTCGACCGTGCCGCCCTCCGGAAGCCCCACCGCCCGGGCCTCCTCGTACAACCGGGCCACCACGGCCTGGCAGCCCGACTCGTCCGCGGCCAGGACCCGCTCCTCCACGTTCAGCTCCACCAGCCGCCGCCGCAGCTCGGCCGCGTCACGCCACAGCTCCAGCGCCCGCTGCGCGGAGAGGTTCGCGGGAAACCCCCGCGCATCGAGCACGAGCGACAGCTCTCCCCGGAGCGTGCGCACCTGCATCTCGGCCCGCTGCCCCGCCTTCTCCGCCACCTGCACCTCGCGCCCCGCGGCATCCACCTCCGCCTGGCGACCCTCGCGCTCGCGGCCGAGGTGCTCCACCCGCTCGGCCTGCCGCAGCGCATCCGCCAGCGTCGCTTCCATCAAGGCGAGCCCGGCCACCGGATCATCCGCGGCCACCCCCGCCTCGCTCGCGGCCAGCGCCAGCTCCCGCTCCACCGCCACGCGCCGCCCCATGAGGGAGTCCAGCGCCGACTGCACCCGGGCCATCTCCTGCGCGTGCTGACGCTGGCGCGCGACGTGGGCCTCGGCCATGCGTTGGTGGCTCCTCACGGCCCCCTGGTGCCCGAGGACCAGCGGCACGGCGAGCAACAGCGCGCCCAGGGTGGCCAGGGCCCCCGCCGCCGCGCCCGAGGAGACGCCCACCCCGAGGACGAGCACCACCGCCAGTCCCACGCCGAGCCACGTCCCCAGGGGCGAGGGAGCCGGTCCGGGCTCGGGCTCGGACGTGGCTCGCAGCGACTGGAGCCGCTGCTGCAACTCGGTGCGCTGCGCCACCACCTGCTCGCGCTCCATCCGCAGCAACTTCACCCGCCCCAGCGCCACCTGCCGCTGGCGGATCTCCGCCGTGGAGACGTCCGGAAGCCGCGCCCGCTCCGCCTGGAGCCGCGCCAGCGAGGACAGGATGCGCTCACGCTCCCCCCGGGCCCGGACGAGCGCCACTTCCGCCTCGCGCCGCTCGCCCTCCACCTTGGACAGCCGCTCGGCGAGGGCCTCCAGGGCGCCACGCGCCGCCGCGCCCAGCTCCAGGGCCAACAGCCCGGTCAGGTCCACCTCCAGGCCCAGCCCTTCCACCGCCCGCTCCACGTCCTGGTGCCGGGCATCGAGCGCCGAGCGCCGTCCGGGGAGCGCCCGCAGCAGCTCGGCCCTCGCGGTGAAGGCCCCCCACGCCGAGCGCAGGGCCTCCTCCCGCTCGCGCGCCAGCATGGCGGAGGACAACGGGCCGCGCTCCTCCTCCACTGCCCCGAGCAACGCCTCCAACCGGGAGTGCTCCGCCCGCAACTCCTTGGCACGTCGCAGCAACGCCTCCAACCGGGGCACTCCCTCACTCGGGAAGGATGACAGGTCGGGCAGCCACGCCCATTCCTCGTCGAGCCTCGCCAGGGTGCTCAGGTCGCCCAGCGCCTCCTCCAACCGGGACAGCCGCCGCAGCTCGCGCGTGCAGCTCTCCAGCAGCCGCTGCGTCTCCTCGCGCTCCCCGCCCAGCGACAGCAGCCGCTCACGCTCCTGGAAGTAGCGCGCCGGCCGATCCTTCAGCTCGCCGAGCCGTTGACGGACCTCCTCCAGTTGCTGGAGCACCTGGTTGAGCTCGGGGTTCTTGCCCGTCTTCTTGAAGAGCTCTCCGGCCCGCTTCTCCAGGTGCTTCTCCACCTCGGGCAGCCGGCGCGCGCCCCTCAGCCCCGCGGCGAACAGCGCCCGGGAGACCCCGTCCTCCTGGGACAGGCGCTCGAAGCTGGACAGCTCATCCAGACCGAAGGCGAAGACCTCGCAGAACAGCTCCCGGGAGACGTGCGCCAGCGCCTCGTCCAGCCGCGAGGCGCTCAGCTCGTGCCCCCGCGCATCCAACACCTTCACCGTCTTCTTGATGCGCTTCACCACCAGGGAGCCCGTGGCCGCGCTCACGAACAACTCACCCGCGCGCCCTCCCACCTCGGGCTCGTACCGGGGCTCCGCGCGGCCCTTCTTGTCGAAGCCGAACAACATGCCCTGGAGGAACGCGAGCAGCGTGCTCTTGCCCGCCTCGTTGGGCCCGTACAGCAGGTTGAGACCCGGCCGTAGCTCCAGCTCGTAGTCCGAGAAGTGACCAAAGCCCTGGACGCGCAACAGCTCGACCCGCAGCCCCCCCGTCATCCCGCCTCCTCCTCGTGAAGCTCCTCCACCACCCGTGTCCCCGCCTCCGCCACCCACTCCGGCCGGAGCGGCTCCAGCGCATCCACGCCCAACCGCCGCAAGCGCTGGGAGAGCGCGCGCAGCTCTTCCTCCTCCGCCCACAACGCGGCCAGGGCCTCGGGATCGGCCGTCAGCGCCTCGGCCTCGGCGAGCAGGGTGCCGGAGAAGCCTCCCGCGAGCCGCACCGCCGCCAGGTCCAGCGCGGGCCGGCTCGCGTCACGCAGGGACTCGAGCAACACGGGCGGGTGACGCCGGGCGAGCTGCTCGCGCACTTCCGCCTC
Above is a window of Cystobacter fuscus DNA encoding:
- a CDS encoding AAA family ATPase is translated as MTGGLRVELLRVQGFGHFSDYELELRPGLNLLYGPNEAGKSTLLAFLQGMLFGFDKKGRAEPRYEPEVGGRAGELFVSAATGSLVVKRIKKTVKVLDARGHELSASRLDEALAHVSRELFCEVFAFGLDELSSFERLSQEDGVSRALFAAGLRGARRLPEVEKHLEKRAGELFKKTGKNPELNQVLQQLEEVRQRLGELKDRPARYFQERERLLSLGGEREETQRLLESCTRELRRLSRLEEALGDLSTLARLDEEWAWLPDLSSFPSEGVPRLEALLRRAKELRAEHSRLEALLGAVEEERGPLSSAMLAREREEALRSAWGAFTARAELLRALPGRRSALDARHQDVERAVEGLGLEVDLTGLLALELGAAARGALEALAERLSKVEGERREAEVALVRARGERERILSSLARLQAERARLPDVSTAEIRQRQVALGRVKLLRMEREQVVAQRTELQQRLQSLRATSEPEPGPAPSPLGTWLGVGLAVVLVLGVGVSSGAAAGALATLGALLLAVPLVLGHQGAVRSHQRMAEAHVARQRQHAQEMARVQSALDSLMGRRVAVERELALAASEAGVAADDPVAGLALMEATLADALRQAERVEHLGREREGRQAEVDAAGREVQVAEKAGQRAEMQVRTLRGELSLVLDARGFPANLSAQRALELWRDAAELRRRLVELNVEERVLAADESGCQAVVARLYEEARAVGLPEGGTVEALASRVASALEEQKAREARLRELRARAEDLSGERTRFLRLWEAEERAVEALLAQGGADSEESFRQGARRAERFEELTGQRRELRSRVEAATGLTAEVARAAIEEQGGEERLRERLGQLRILEPAYAERLKQLHTDYGSARSQLERWEGDEELARLRTQEERLRARAAELATRYAKDRLALALLARARRRFEQEQQPRVIQLASEHFAALTEGRYRRVFVPAGDSRELRVTGARRDWSPEELSRGTREQLYLAFRLAVIQDFGETRGALPLMVDDILVNFDPRRARGTLELLARLSTHHQVIAFTCHPWLRELFEDKGARVVELPSSGEAVPARWDSPGGVAPLERRAVNR